One window of the Chlorogloeopsis sp. ULAP01 genome contains the following:
- a CDS encoding heavy metal translocating P-type ATPase: MTRTNKHTHHGHTHASTVAANPGEMAKDPICGMVVPKATSLKTERSGCTYYFCSQTCLNTFLDPERELKSMRNRVTLALTGVLLLAILRAAAFLGLAAGVTLVTWVPIPALPWFTWGVWLFLLTTPIQFIGGWSFYLGSWNAIRTRHINMDFLIALGTTVAYIYSVVVVFFPNLLPVRVEERDVYFEVSAIIIAFVLLGKYMEEIIKKNSSAAVRKLLDLKPATARVIRDGMEIEIPAESVMVGETVVVRPGEKVPTDGVVLEGSSSIDESMLTGESIPVEKRPGAEVIGGTLNKTGLFRFQATRVGAETALAQIIKFVEEAQGSSAQVQRLADKVTGYFVPAVVLIAMIAFIGWLLVGNFPQALLAFIAVLIISCPCALGVATPAALMVGVGKGAENGILIRGGEVLERAEKLSTVVFDKTGTLTRGEPSVTDIVALTDRPEDEILRLAAAVEAGSEHPLGEAIVRAAKHQMLDIPKVNDFEAIPGHGIRGEVNSDRILLGNRRLFQQQGYAVSPEVERLLTQLESDGKTAMLVGCNGLLMGIVAVADTLKPEAKEAIAALRKEKVKVVLLTGDNQRTAEAIARQVGIDRVIAEVLPGDKAQVVKEIQQRGEAVAMVGDGVNDAPALATADIGIAIGSGADVAKETGGIILVKNDVRDVVKAIRLSRATMIKIKQNLFWAFIYNTIGLPIAAFGYLSPIIAAAAMALSSLSVIVNSSLLKGFKLSSTSS, from the coding sequence GTTTTTAGATCCTGAAAGAGAACTCAAATCTATGCGGAACCGCGTCACCCTTGCGTTGACGGGGGTGTTGCTTTTGGCAATTCTCAGGGCTGCGGCTTTTCTGGGACTAGCGGCAGGTGTCACCCTTGTAACTTGGGTTCCCATCCCAGCCCTACCTTGGTTCACGTGGGGCGTATGGCTATTTCTTTTGACTACACCAATACAGTTCATTGGTGGGTGGTCATTTTATCTAGGTTCGTGGAATGCTATCCGCACCCGCCACATTAATATGGATTTCCTAATAGCTCTAGGAACCACTGTAGCTTACATTTACAGCGTAGTAGTCGTCTTCTTTCCTAACTTGTTGCCTGTTCGAGTCGAAGAGCGTGATGTCTACTTTGAGGTATCCGCTATCATTATTGCCTTTGTCTTGCTAGGCAAGTACATGGAAGAAATCATCAAGAAGAATTCATCGGCTGCTGTCCGCAAACTCTTGGATCTAAAACCTGCTACCGCAAGAGTTATCCGAGATGGGATGGAGATAGAAATTCCAGCAGAGAGTGTGATGGTGGGTGAAACCGTTGTGGTGCGTCCAGGTGAGAAAGTACCAACAGATGGAGTTGTCCTGGAAGGGTCTTCTTCTATAGACGAGTCAATGTTGACTGGGGAGTCTATACCCGTAGAAAAAAGACCAGGGGCGGAAGTGATTGGCGGAACCTTAAACAAAACAGGACTTTTCCGCTTTCAGGCTACTCGCGTGGGAGCAGAAACGGCACTGGCTCAAATTATCAAGTTTGTTGAAGAAGCTCAAGGTAGCAGCGCTCAAGTTCAACGACTTGCTGATAAAGTGACTGGTTATTTTGTCCCTGCTGTGGTGTTGATAGCAATGATTGCCTTTATTGGCTGGTTGCTGGTTGGTAATTTTCCCCAAGCGTTGCTGGCATTTATTGCGGTACTCATCATTTCCTGTCCTTGTGCCTTGGGAGTCGCTACACCAGCTGCCTTAATGGTGGGTGTGGGTAAAGGTGCAGAAAACGGGATCTTGATCCGAGGTGGTGAGGTTTTGGAACGCGCTGAGAAACTCTCTACAGTTGTTTTTGATAAAACTGGAACATTGACACGCGGAGAACCCAGTGTTACGGATATTGTTGCTTTGACAGATCGTCCAGAAGATGAAATTCTCCGGCTAGCCGCTGCTGTAGAAGCGGGTTCTGAGCATCCTTTGGGTGAAGCAATTGTACGGGCAGCCAAACACCAAATGCTAGACATTCCCAAAGTCAATGATTTTGAAGCAATTCCCGGACATGGTATTCGAGGAGAGGTGAACAGCGATCGCATCTTACTGGGAAATCGTCGGTTATTCCAACAACAAGGCTATGCCGTCAGCCCTGAAGTTGAACGCTTATTGACTCAATTGGAATCAGACGGCAAGACGGCCATGTTGGTTGGTTGCAATGGTCTATTGATGGGGATAGTTGCAGTAGCTGATACGTTGAAGCCAGAAGCTAAGGAAGCAATTGCAGCCTTACGTAAAGAGAAAGTGAAGGTAGTCTTGCTGACTGGGGATAACCAGCGTACTGCTGAAGCGATCGCTCGTCAAGTGGGAATCGATAGGGTAATTGCTGAAGTTTTGCCAGGTGATAAAGCCCAAGTTGTCAAAGAAATTCAGCAGCGCGGCGAAGCAGTGGCAATGGTGGGCGATGGAGTAAATGATGCACCCGCACTGGCAACTGCTGATATTGGTATCGCGATCGGCTCCGGTGCCGATGTCGCGAAAGAAACAGGAGGCATCATTTTGGTGAAAAACGATGTGCGCGATGTAGTAAAAGCTATCCGCTTGTCTCGCGCCACCATGATCAAGATTAAACAAAATCTGTTCTGGGCTTTTATTTACAACACGATAGGGCTTCCTATTGCAGCTTTCGGTTACTTAAGTCCGATTATTGCCGCTGCTGCTATGGCTTTGAGTTCTCTATCAGTAATTGTCAATTCGTCCCTGTTGAAGGGGTTTAAGTTATCTAGCACATCATCCTAG
- a CDS encoding isoprenylcysteine carboxylmethyltransferase family protein, producing the protein MKDIPAYGLWSLVIINSLIFIIFAFSFTKPKSPRDWRSFGAFSAFIVALFTEMYGFPLTLYLLSGWLQTRFPQLDIFSHDAGHLWWTILGMKGNPHFNLLHILSNIFIFGGLIYLGSAWEVLYKAQRSHTLATSGPYATIRHPQYVAFIIIMFGFLLQWPTILTLLMFPVLVWMYTRLARQEERDALAEFGDEYRRYAENTPAFFPRWGSAKNRTNKHPEI; encoded by the coding sequence ATGAAAGATATACCTGCTTATGGTCTTTGGTCTTTAGTAATTATCAATTCACTGATATTCATCATTTTTGCCTTCAGCTTCACAAAGCCAAAAAGTCCTCGTGATTGGCGTTCATTTGGTGCTTTCTCAGCCTTTATTGTCGCGTTATTTACGGAAATGTATGGGTTTCCATTGACCCTTTACTTACTATCAGGTTGGCTACAAACTCGCTTTCCACAACTAGATATTTTTTCTCATGATGCCGGACATCTTTGGTGGACAATACTTGGTATGAAAGGCAACCCACATTTCAACTTACTCCACATCCTGAGTAATATATTCATTTTCGGTGGACTCATCTATCTTGGCTCTGCCTGGGAAGTCCTTTACAAAGCCCAACGCAGTCACACGCTAGCGACTTCTGGACCTTACGCAACAATTCGTCATCCCCAATATGTAGCTTTTATTATCATCATGTTCGGATTCCTGCTTCAGTGGCCGACAATCTTGACGTTGTTAATGTTCCCGGTACTGGTGTGGATGTATACACGGCTGGCACGCCAGGAGGAGCGTGATGCACTTGCAGAATTTGGTGATGAGTACCGACGCTATGCCGAGAATACACCCGCCTTTTTCCCTCGTTGGGGGAGCGCCAAAAATCGCACAAATAAACATCCTGAAATCTAA
- a CDS encoding DUF2933 domain-containing protein, producing the protein MTHQHNHQSSTRISVVKIALFVFIAIIAFFLIAEHWAHIVGLPPLFLILGICIIMHLFMHGGHGGHGGGGGGNNQSQ; encoded by the coding sequence ATGACCCACCAACACAATCATCAATCTAGCACAAGAATATCAGTTGTAAAAATCGCATTGTTTGTCTTTATCGCCATCATAGCCTTCTTTCTCATCGCAGAACATTGGGCGCATATAGTTGGTCTTCCGCCGCTATTCTTAATTCTGGGAATTTGTATAATTATGCACTTATTTATGCATGGTGGACATGGTGGACATGGAGGAGGCGGTGGAGGCAATAACCAATCTCAATAA